The region ATAGACTGCTTTTACTGCCATAAAAATTATCAGGGAATGGGTATCGGTCGTAAGATTTATTCTGCAATTGAGGCAAAAGCTCATGAATTAGGAATTAATCGCTTGTACACCGAAGCAAGTATTACCGCAAAGCCGTTTTTCTTACACATGGGCTTCTCGATCATCAGGGAACAACAGGTGGAACGTAGAGGAGAGACTTTTGTTAATTACGTAATGGAAAAGTTTCTAAAAAATGCTGTCTAGCAAGTTGCTCAAGCCTTGCCTCAGGCAATGCTTACCACGATGAAACAACATCCAAACCCCATAGACTGGAAAGCTTTTACTTAACTGGCGAATCAGACTGAGCGTAACACTACATGAGTTACACGCCTGCGGACTACCCACCCCAAAATGCAGAAACAACAGCGTTTATTTCATCTGTCCCTATTATTATGTCTCGTCGTGGTAGTATCGCTGGCCTTCAATGCGCTCCTGTTCCGCCAAGCGAGACACTACTACCTGCTACTGAACAAAACTAATCTAGATCCCTTGGGACTAGGCACCTTTAGTGCCGAATCCCTACCAGATGGTGTTTCTGCCGCCTCCACAGCAACCGTGGTATTCTTTGGCGACTCGCGAGCAGAAATGTGGCCTGCTCCGGCAACGCTCAAGGGTTTTTCTTTTATCAATCGAGGCATCGGCTCTCAGACTTCAGCCCAGATATTGGGACGCTTTGACAATCATGTTGTGCCGTTGCAGCCCAATATTATCATTGTGCAAGTTGGGATTAACGACTTGAAAACAATCCCGCTATTTCCTGAGCAAAAAGCTGCCATTATCAACAACTGCAAAGCTAATATTCAGCAGATTGTCGCACGTTCGGTAAATAGTGGTTCCACCGTTATTTTGACAACCATTTTTCCTATTGGCCCAGTACCTCTGACCCGTCAACCTTTCTGGTCGCCAGATATCGCCCAAGCGGTATCGGAAGTAAACGCTTACCTTTACTCGCTAAAAGCAAAGGATGTCTTGATTTTAGATGCTTACTCGCTCTTAGCACAGAATGGTCAAGTGCAAAGCAACTACGTTCGCGATACGTTGCATCTCAATGAGAGGGGGTATAAGGCGCTAAATCAGGAGCTAACTCATGTGCTATCCACCTGGTTGACGGACAAAAGTCTCAAGAAGAAGTCATAAATGGTTTGCCTCCAGTAGCTAAGGTTGCGATCGCAAACCACAGGTAACTAAGCTAGTTGGGGTTGAGCCGAAATAAAACCAAATAAGCCAGTATTTATTGCTACTCACACGCCAATTTTAGCGCCTGAGTTATTAACAGTTAGCACAAAATGTACTGACAACTTCGGAAAAGAGCTGATTCTTCTCCATTAATACCATGTGTCCACCCGGCTTAATGGTGACGAGTTCAGCTTGAGGCAATTCCGCTTTCATGCGATCGCTTGCAACAGGTTTAGTCGCTATATCGGAAGCCCCGCAAACGACCAACACTGGAACGTTAATCGTTGCC is a window of Funiculus sociatus GB2-C1 DNA encoding:
- a CDS encoding GNAT family N-acetyltransferase translates to MKIRLFHEQDAVQIAQLFHETVREINIRDYSIDQVKAWAPDNIHFRNWAKVCSNRFTYVADDEGAIAGFGELEFSGHIDCFYCHKNYQGMGIGRKIYSAIEAKAHELGINRLYTEASITAKPFFLHMGFSIIREQQVERRGETFVNYVMEKFLKNAV
- a CDS encoding SGNH/GDSL hydrolase family protein, which gives rise to MVVSLAFNALLFRQARHYYLLLNKTNLDPLGLGTFSAESLPDGVSAASTATVVFFGDSRAEMWPAPATLKGFSFINRGIGSQTSAQILGRFDNHVVPLQPNIIIVQVGINDLKTIPLFPEQKAAIINNCKANIQQIVARSVNSGSTVILTTIFPIGPVPLTRQPFWSPDIAQAVSEVNAYLYSLKAKDVLILDAYSLLAQNGQVQSNYVRDTLHLNERGYKALNQELTHVLSTWLTDKSLKKKS